The following is a genomic window from Bacteroidales bacterium.
CCCATAATCACTCCTCTGTCCCAATCCTGAAGAGCGCCTGCTAAAATCTCACTTGCAGAAGCCGAACCTTCGTCGGTAAGTACAACCACTCTTGATAATGCGAGTGAGCCCGAACCTGCTGACTTATAATCCTGTCGTGGTGTTTTTCTTCCTTTAAGATAAACAAGAAGCTTCTGATCTGAAAAGAATTTTTCGGCAAGAGCAGTAGCAGCAAGCATATATCCGCCACCGTTTCCTCTTAAGTCGAGCACCAGATGTTGCAGATTGCTTTTTTTCAGTGTTGTAATCGCGTCTGAAAACTCTTTTTCTGTTGTAGCTGCAAACTTATTAAGTTTAATATATCCTGTTTCCTTATCAAGCATATAAGCCGCATCAAGACTATAAATTGGAATTTTGTCGCGGATTATGGTGAAGTCAAGCGGATCTTTGTTTCCCTTTCTGAATACAGTAATATTTACCTTTGTTCCTTTAGGCCCCATGAGTCTGCTTCTGACTCCTGCTGTCGTGATTTTTATACCGGTTACCTTTTCATCATTGATAGTGAGGATCCTGTCGCCAGCCTTAACTCCAACCTTCTCGGAGGGTCCGCCGGCAATGGGCTCAATAATAATAATTGAGTCACGCAGTAGATTAAACTGCACTCCGATTCCATCAAAATTGCCATTAAGAGGCTCATTCATATCTTTCACATCTTTAGCAGAGATATAAGTAGAATGCGGATCAAGGTTCCGGAGGATCTCGATGATAGCTTTTTCAGCCAGCATATCCATATTGGCTGAATCAACATAGTAAGCATCTAT
Proteins encoded in this region:
- a CDS encoding S41 family peptidase — translated: MKRILLSRTIVAVILFLFTISASSQVLNEGTFKIGRTFGLIDAYYVDSANMDMLAEKAIIEILRNLDPHSTYISAKDVKDMNEPLNGNFDGIGVQFNLLRDSIIIIEPIAGGPSEKVGVKAGDRILTINDEKVTGIKITTAGVRSRLMGPKGTKVNITVFRKGNKDPLDFTIIRDKIPIYSLDAAYMLDKETGYIKLNKFAATTEKEFSDAITTLKKSNLQHLVLDLRGNGGGYMLAATALAEKFFSDQKLLVYLKGRKTPRQDYKSAGSGSLALSRVVVLTDEGSASASEILAGALQDWDRGVIMGRRTFGKGLVQNGFYLTDGSMIRLTIARYYTPTGRSIQSSYKDGYEKYMENFYKRYTDGELISADSIHFPDSLKYITLVNKRVVYGGGGIMPDVFVSVDTSYNTPYFNRLFGRNVINTFTLDYCDKNRKDLAARYKTFADFRLKFEFSPEEMKAMIEKGEAEGIKYNEEEFRKSETEMKLVMKALVATNLWQTNEYFQIINQNDKLIEKALKVISDKKAYNAILGSQ